From the Candidatus Angelobacter sp. genome, the window GTGCGCGCCGCCGCCGGAGGCCCGGCAAAGCTCGAACCGTACATGGGAATGCTGGCACACGCCGCCGTCCAGAGACTGGACGGCGCCGTCTTCGCCCACATTCATCCCGCTGGAACCATCTCGATGGCTTCGCAACAGCTTTTCGCTCTTCGCGCAGCCGGCAAAGTGCCCGTCAACATCAACAGACTGGCGGACGAACCCGTTTGCAAGCTGCCCAGCGTCGAAGAGAGCCAGACGAGCTGGCTGAAACAACGCTCGGGTGCCGGGGAAAACGAGATTACTCTTCCCTACGAATTCCCTCGGCCCGGTTTCTATCGGATCTGGGTCCAGGTGAAAATCGCCGGTCGGGTGCTCACCGGCGCATTCGACACCAAAGTCGAAGGCGCCACCTGAAACGCCGGGATTGAAGAAGCGCTGCTTCCCGCGTATTCTGACGGCGGTTGTTTGCCGGGCGGCAAAATGCGATTTGAATGGGCTCAGACCGATTACAACATCAGCGATACGAGCTGAAATATCACGTCAACGAGGACAAGGCGTTGCGCATTCGCGACTTCGTACGGAGCTACCTGGAGATTGACGAATACAGCGCGCTCCAACCGGACCTCTCTTATCCGACACTGAGCCTTTACCTGGACTCGGTCGGCCTTGACACTTACTGGCAGGCCGTGAACGGGAACCGGAATCGTTTCAAACTCCGCCTGCGCTATTACGACGACCGGCCCGACACGCCGGTCTTCTTCGAAATCAAACGGCGGGACGACAACGTCATCTTGAAAGACCGCGGAGGAGTCCGCAAAAGCGCCGTGCGCTGGCTGCTCGCCGGCCACATGCCCGAACGCAAGCACATGCTGAATCCGAACGACACCGATGCGTTCGTCGCCGTCCAGCGCTTCTGCCAGTTGATGCTTCAACTCAACGCCAAACCCAGGATGCACATCGCCTATTTGCGCGAGGCATATGAAAATCCGAGTGACAACAACGTTCGCCTCACGATGGACCGCCAGGTGGAAAGCCAGCCGCACCCCGCGCCGCGCCTCATTGCCAAAAGCCCGCGACCGCACATCGTCTTCGGTCGGACCGTGATTCTGGAACTGAAATTCACGGCCCGCTATCCGGTCTGGTTTCGTGACCTCGTGGAAACGTTCAACTGCATGCAAATGGGCGCGGCCAAATTCGCGGAAGGGATCATCTTCAAAGGCGAAGACTGGGTGCATCGCGGCTGCTCGCCGGAAAAGGTCCTGGAGGAGTTTCTGACGGCCGAAAAATATCCGGCGTTGTTCGAAGCGCCGAAACCCGCGGACGCCTGACGCACCAGCGTATTCAGCAACTCGTCGGCACTTCCTGGAGCACCTCGACGCAATGGGGAATCGCTCCGACGACAAAACCGAGGCATTCCACGGCACCGCTCGGCTTGCCCGGGAGGCATAGCACCAGCGTTTTATCCACGACAGCCGCCAGGTTGCGGGAGAGAATCGCGTTTTTTGTGATTTTCAGCGACTCCATCCGCATCACTTCTCCGAAACCGGGTAGCTCGCGCACGGCGATTTCGCGCACTGCCTCCGGCGTCACGTCGCGCAACGCGACTCCTGTGCCGCCAGTGGTCAGGACGAGCTGGCAGCCCTTGGAGATATGTTCGCGGACGGCGCGTTGAATGTCGCGCTTTTCGTCCGGCACGAGCGCTTCGGCCACAAGCTTCCAGCCGTGGCCTTCGGCAGCCGTTCTTAGCGCGGGTCCGCCCAGGTCGTCGTAAAGGCCCTTCGAGGCGCGGTCCGAAATCGTGACGATACCAACGTGAATTTGCATCCTCTTCCTTTTATCGAAAAATAGCGGTTATGCTCAACGAAAGCCTCGAATTCAGTTCAGCAACCTGCGTCGATGTTTCAAACAGAATTCGACGAAAAACCCTTCTCCCACAAAACGACGCACTGGCCGTGGCAGGCAGTCGTACATGACGCCGAACATTTGACGCAAAAACATCTCGTCCCGCAACGCGGCCTTTGCGGAGCGAAGCGACTGCTCAAGGTTGTTCATCGCACACTCCCGCAGGCGCGGCAGATAATCCTCCAGCATTCGGTCACTCGCAGCCACGACGGCAACTTTATTGCGACGCGCCAGCGCTGAAACCCTTTTGGTCGCGCTCGACGCCTTTTCCTTCACGGCGGCGCCGGCGTTGGCGACGGACCTCCTGGTGCGAACGAGCCATGATGGCGGC encodes:
- a CDS encoding VTC domain-containing protein, with the translated sequence MGSDRLQHQRYELKYHVNEDKALRIRDFVRSYLEIDEYSALQPDLSYPTLSLYLDSVGLDTYWQAVNGNRNRFKLRLRYYDDRPDTPVFFEIKRRDDNVILKDRGGVRKSAVRWLLAGHMPERKHMLNPNDTDAFVAVQRFCQLMLQLNAKPRMHIAYLREAYENPSDNNVRLTMDRQVESQPHPAPRLIAKSPRPHIVFGRTVILELKFTARYPVWFRDLVETFNCMQMGAAKFAEGIIFKGEDWVHRGCSPEKVLEEFLTAEKYPALFEAPKPADA
- a CDS encoding MogA/MoaB family molybdenum cofactor biosynthesis protein; translated protein: MQIHVGIVTISDRASKGLYDDLGGPALRTAAEGHGWKLVAEALVPDEKRDIQRAVREHISKGCQLVLTTGGTGVALRDVTPEAVREIAVRELPGFGEVMRMESLKITKNAILSRNLAAVVDKTLVLCLPGKPSGAVECLGFVVGAIPHCVEVLQEVPTSC